A part of Aegilops tauschii subsp. strangulata cultivar AL8/78 chromosome 2, Aet v6.0, whole genome shotgun sequence genomic DNA contains:
- the LOC109754632 gene encoding protein FAR1-RELATED SEQUENCE 5-like, whose protein sequence is MYELYGDCLSFDTTFKTNRYYLPFAPFVGVTGHGQNCLFACSIIENETADTFQWLFETFLHCMGGKSPSTIITDEDAWMTTTIPLVFPHICHRCCLFHIKKKAEEKCTRTFAANKTLHDDFSDIIHNSLTVAEFEQLWTEMIQKYNIGHVKYFQIMWKKRKRFVPVYFKTDFFPFIHSTACSEGTNAIFKDNITSTHNVISFLQEYQKISETIQDKEREQDSITRTTSPTFWARSELEIQAAKMYNRKIFYRFQRQIKFVLNLHVEEVERNVKYEVYKTPMLAEKDFRTRRFVVIVNLQQQLFSCICGKFQKDGIVCCHVLRVLSHLNMSMLPEKYYIDRWRPKNTMDIRDIRFNVPLELTAGSQHLRYTLLSNRLNEMASDGASTNRKYLYVVAECERVQQRLDEMTKEDELAEAQQANVDKDTTETNAAPHHDGYGDKLQDPDVAVSKGRPQKGRYKTFMESLASKQKVTCSRCGKPDHYKSSCTASTEDVNLAQKEKFSRKHVSASAGTSTEKQLAHAKPSKKARKGN, encoded by the exons ATGTACGAGCTGTATGGAGACTGCCTCAGCTTCGACACAACATTCAAGACAAACAGATACTACCTCCCATTTGCTCCCTTTGTTGGTGTCACAGGACATGGCCAGAACTGTTTGTTTGCTTGCTCTATCATAGAGAATGAAACAGCTGACACCTTTCAATGGTTGTTTGAGACATTCTTGCATTGCATGGGTGGGAAATCTCCGTCCACAATCATAACAGACGAGGATGCTTGGATGACGACAACTATCCCTTTAGTTTTCCCGCATATCTGCCACAGGTGTTGTTTGTTTCATATTAAAAAGAAGGCTGAGGAAAAATGTACTAGGACTTTTGCAGCAAATAAAACACTGCATGATGATTTCAGTGACATCATTCACAACTCTCTGACGGTGGCTGAGTTTGAGCAATTGTGGACAGAGATGATCCAGAAATACAACATTGGGCATGTGAAGTATTTCCAAATCATGTGGAAGAAAAGGAAAAGGTTTGTCCCTGTGTATTTCAAGACGGACTTCTTCCCCTTCATTCACTCTACTGCGTGTAGTGAAGGCACCAACGCCATTTTCAAGGACAACATCACGTCAACTCACAATGTGATCAGCTTCCTCCAAGAGTACCAGAAGATTTCAGAAACCATACAAGATAAGGAGAGGGAGCAAGACTCTATCACAAGAACAACTTCGCCGACATTCTGGGCACGAAGTGAGCTTGAGATACAAGCTGCAAAAATGTACAACAGAAAGATATTTTACAGATTCCAAAGACAGATAAAGTTTGTGCTGAATTTGCATGTTGAAGAGGTTGAGAGAAATGTGAAATATGAAGTCTACAAGACACCAATGCTAGCTGAAAAGGATTTCAGAACGCGAAGATTTGTTGTGATTGTGAACTTGCAGCAACAGTTGTTCAGTTGTATCTGTGGGAAATTTCAGAAAGATGGCATTGTGTGTTGCCATGTCTTGAGAGTCCTTTCTCATCTCAACATGTCTATGCTGCCAGAAAAATATTACATAGACAGGTGGAGGCCAAAAAATACAATGGACATACGGGACATCCGTTTCAATGTTCCTTTGGAACTAACTGCTGGAAGTCAACACTTAAGGTATACCCTGCTATCCAACAGGCTCAATGAGATGGCCTCGGACGGTGCATCAACAAACAGAAAATATCTGTATGTTGTAGCAGAATGTGAAAGGGTGCAACAAAGGTTGGATGAGATGACTAAAGAGGATGAACTTGCAGAAGCGCAACAAGCAAATGTTGACAAGGACACAACAGAGACTAATGCAGCACCGCATCATGATGGCTATGGAGACAAACTTCAAGATCCTGATGTTGCAGTGTCAAAAGGGCGTCCACAAAAAGGACGTTACAAAACTTTCATGGAAAGTTTAGCATCTAAACAGAAAGTCACATGCAGTCGCTGTGGGAAGCCTGATCATTATAAAAGTTCTTGTACTGCAAGTACTGAAGATGTCAATTTGGCTCAGAAAGAAAAATTCAGCCGCAAACATGTCTCAG CCTCTGCTGGGACATCTACAGAGAAGCAGCTAGCTCATGCAAAACCGAGCAAGAAGGCGAGAAAAGGAAACTGA